The Pyrobaculum sp. 3827-6 genome has a segment encoding these proteins:
- a CDS encoding Rab family GTPase: MRKYVIFAGVGGVGKTTLVYRLVGVRLAPSPTKRPGFYHAYLKGGSYYILDVPGQYVEEVVETLSKMVFMYFDRALLVYDLTRRDTLQALYEIADRLCRFHKCISARELWVVGNKRDLAVSLGVEYTPDLSTLGAQRYVKISAIHDPFDKLLELLP; the protein is encoded by the coding sequence ATGCGTAAATACGTAATATTCGCCGGCGTGGGCGGCGTTGGGAAGACCACCCTAGTCTATAGACTAGTCGGCGTGAGGCTGGCGCCCTCGCCGACTAAGCGCCCCGGCTTCTACCACGCCTATCTAAAAGGCGGCTCCTACTACATTCTAGACGTGCCGGGGCAGTACGTAGAGGAGGTGGTGGAGACTCTTTCCAAAATGGTTTTCATGTATTTCGACCGCGCCCTACTCGTCTACGACTTAACTAGACGCGACACCCTCCAGGCCCTATACGAAATCGCCGACAGGCTCTGCCGCTTCCACAAATGCATATCAGCCAGGGAGCTGTGGGTGGTGGGGAACAAGAGGGACCTCGCCGTGAGCCTGGGGGTGGAGTACACGCCGGATTTATCTACGCTGGGTGCCCAGAGATATGTTAAAATATCAGCAATACACGACCCATTTGACAAACTACTGGAGCTGTTGCCATGA
- a CDS encoding HEPN domain-containing protein produces MDAREFTRWIAMAERTLSSAVGDAERGDFNWACFKAHQAAEFALKALLYGVGMPARGHSLTHLIAGVSRLVPVGEDVVELCRLLDKFYIPTRYVDAWSEGSPFEYFSRRDADAAIKAAEEVIKFVKGVWRSLSGERS; encoded by the coding sequence GTGGATGCCAGGGAGTTTACCAGATGGATAGCCATGGCGGAGAGGACCTTGTCCTCTGCCGTGGGCGACGCCGAACGGGGCGACTTCAACTGGGCTTGTTTTAAGGCGCATCAAGCCGCCGAGTTCGCACTCAAGGCTCTGCTGTATGGCGTAGGGATGCCCGCCAGGGGGCATTCCCTCACCCACCTAATCGCCGGGGTCAGCCGTCTGGTGCCGGTGGGTGAAGACGTCGTGGAGCTGTGCAGACTCCTTGATAAGTTCTACATACCAACGAGGTACGTGGATGCCTGGAGCGAGGGGTCGCCATTTGAGTACTTCTCCCGCAGAGACGCAGACGCGGCTATTAAAGCCGCCGAGGAGGTCATCAAATTCGTGAAGGGAGTATGGAGATCTTTAAGTGGAGAGAGGAGTTGA
- a CDS encoding DUF3800 domain-containing protein, giving the protein MIVFVDESGVKSFCNCVAVGAVAFEARYGVPYMELGRHVLERIRRMARVGGEVKYSDVRRRADVEAVVRLISEVAEVRFRVVHFTSHGDVEEAVAELSRGAVLVVLDNQLLPRRPRVGARVIERDSRRVPGLQLADVVAGYARSRGCR; this is encoded by the coding sequence GTGATTGTGTTTGTCGACGAGAGTGGGGTGAAGTCTTTCTGTAACTGCGTGGCGGTTGGGGCTGTGGCTTTCGAGGCGAGGTACGGGGTGCCGTATATGGAGCTGGGGAGGCACGTCCTTGAGCGTATCCGCCGGATGGCGAGGGTGGGGGGCGAGGTTAAGTACAGCGACGTCCGGCGCAGGGCCGACGTGGAGGCAGTTGTGAGGCTTATCTCCGAGGTGGCCGAGGTGAGGTTCAGGGTGGTGCACTTCACGTCGCATGGCGACGTCGAGGAGGCTGTGGCAGAGCTGTCGAGGGGCGCCGTGTTGGTGGTGCTCGACAACCAGCTTCTGCCCCGGAGGCCGAGGGTCGGGGCCCGGGTTATCGAGAGGGATTCTAGGCGGGTGCCGGGGCTCCAGCTGGCCGACGTCGTGGCTGGCTACGCGAGGTCGCGGGGCTGTCGGTAG
- a CDS encoding DUF996 domain-containing protein, translating to MDPDLAKLLGGLGAFVAAAGFFAGWPAVIVGAVLLYVGLSELRAGGADLSKWLVYAILAAVAFGVAHMALGFSFERFYRLWSLPAAGFALAVGAAAWVAGWVLQVASAYRLRPVLKALEGSTGERLFSVANTLYWWGSFLAVIAVGLILVFVAYLLVGAGLLVAKFQPR from the coding sequence ATGGATCCCGATCTGGCTAAGTTGCTGGGGGGACTGGGGGCATTCGTCGCGGCGGCGGGGTTCTTCGCCGGGTGGCCCGCGGTGATCGTAGGCGCTGTGCTGTTGTACGTCGGGCTCTCCGAGCTGCGGGCGGGCGGGGCGGATCTATCCAAGTGGCTTGTATATGCGATCTTAGCCGCCGTCGCCTTTGGCGTTGCCCACATGGCGCTGGGCTTCTCGTTTGAGCGCTTCTACCGCCTTTGGTCTCTCCCCGCGGCTGGCTTCGCTCTGGCGGTTGGCGCCGCGGCGTGGGTAGCCGGGTGGGTTCTGCAAGTGGCTTCGGCCTACCGCCTCCGCCCGGTGCTCAAGGCGCTTGAGGGCTCAACTGGCGAGAGGCTGTTCTCAGTGGCCAATACCCTGTACTGGTGGGGCTCCTTCCTCGCCGTGATCGCCGTGGGGCTCATCCTGGTCTTCGTGGCTTATCTGCTAGTGGGCGCGGGGTTGCTCGTGGCGAAGTTCCAGCCTAGATGA
- a CDS encoding ABC transporter ATP-binding protein produces the protein MEIVVRDVVKLYGDYPALRGVSLEVPRGIFQCIIGPSGSGKSTLLHIIGGVDKPTQGEVWVAGTRLNDLGDDQLAEFRNRNIGFVFQLFYLIPRMSILENVELPLILRGVPREKRREAALEALKLAGLGHVDPRKKPTQLSGGEQQRVAIARAIVTRPRILLADEPTGNLDSATAKVVMETFLNLKKELGVTIVMVTHNLELLTYCDRYAKMRDGKIVETG, from the coding sequence ATGGAGATTGTTGTGAGGGACGTGGTGAAGCTCTACGGCGACTACCCAGCCCTCAGGGGGGTAAGCCTCGAAGTCCCCAGAGGGATCTTCCAGTGCATCATCGGGCCCTCCGGCTCGGGCAAGTCCACCCTCCTCCACATAATAGGCGGCGTGGACAAGCCGACTCAGGGCGAGGTGTGGGTAGCCGGCACGAGGCTTAACGACCTCGGCGACGATCAGCTGGCGGAGTTTAGAAACAGAAACATCGGCTTCGTCTTCCAGCTGTTCTACCTAATCCCCAGGATGTCTATACTGGAAAACGTGGAGCTCCCCCTCATACTCAGGGGAGTCCCCAGGGAGAAGAGGAGAGAGGCGGCGCTGGAGGCGCTGAAACTCGCAGGCCTCGGCCACGTCGACCCCCGCAAGAAGCCTACACAACTCTCCGGCGGCGAGCAACAGAGGGTGGCGATTGCGCGTGCCATTGTGACAAGGCCCAGAATCCTCCTCGCAGACGAGCCGACGGGCAACCTAGACAGCGCCACGGCTAAGGTGGTTATGGAGACCTTCCTCAACCTCAAGAAGGAGCTGGGCGTCACCATCGTCATGGTGACCCACAACCTAGAGCTACTAACCTACTGCGACCGCTACGCCAAGATGCGAGACGGCAAGATCGTGGAAACAGGCTAA
- a CDS encoding type II secretion system F family protein, whose amino-acid sequence MIYELYRQSGLAFSYRRYLFILTVAPIAAGATAGIVALFLLGPVAALAIGAVAALLTFAGVLLYPVYLITARRSHFENNFVYTLGVMLPLLAAGLPLGRVVTRLAEVEEDRFIARELALAAREMVVMGSSPEEALAHSAERVPSPSYRETVELITKSSRVTQRVDLVLIARLDWMLRAKQVKAQSLVRSLSLMFEIFVVVVMLLPLLVYIVALAFSPLGALQAGPMSVDPLTLMLFMALIYIPIVGFIFYVIFDSMANI is encoded by the coding sequence ATGATATACGAGCTGTACCGCCAAAGCGGCTTGGCCTTCTCCTACCGCCGCTACCTATTTATACTGACAGTAGCACCGATCGCCGCGGGAGCTACGGCGGGGATCGTGGCGCTGTTCCTGCTTGGCCCCGTCGCCGCCCTGGCCATCGGCGCAGTGGCGGCTTTGCTGACCTTCGCCGGGGTTTTGCTCTACCCCGTGTACCTAATCACCGCCAGGCGTAGCCACTTTGAAAACAACTTTGTCTATACGCTGGGCGTAATGCTCCCCCTCCTCGCCGCCGGCCTGCCGCTGGGGCGCGTGGTGACGAGGCTGGCCGAGGTGGAGGAAGACCGGTTCATCGCAAGGGAGCTGGCGCTGGCGGCTAGGGAGATGGTGGTGATGGGCTCCAGCCCCGAGGAGGCTCTAGCCCACAGCGCGGAGAGGGTGCCGAGCCCCTCGTACAGAGAGACGGTGGAGCTGATTACCAAGTCGTCCCGGGTGACACAGCGCGTAGATCTAGTGCTGATAGCTAGGCTCGACTGGATGCTTAGGGCTAAGCAGGTGAAGGCGCAGTCGCTGGTGAGGTCCCTCTCCCTCATGTTTGAAATCTTTGTGGTTGTGGTCATGTTGTTACCTCTCCTGGTCTACATAGTGGCGCTTGCCTTCAGCCCCCTGGGCGCCCTGCAGGCCGGCCCAATGAGCGTCGACCCCCTTACGCTGATGTTGTTCATGGCGCTTATCTACATCCCCATAGTCGGCTTTATTTTCTACGTTATTTTTGACTCAATGGCAAATATTTAA
- a CDS encoding nucleotidyltransferase domain-containing protein, giving the protein MEIFKWREELRRRAWEAAERVAASVEGTVLLVGSYARGDYGEDSDIDVLVVGHFSEPPHRRLAGLKTPPGVEVIALNLEEALKVVEKCYPLALDIALGIVIKDDLGVAQQLISTAKHCAVQRRL; this is encoded by the coding sequence ATGGAGATCTTTAAGTGGAGAGAGGAGTTGAGGAGGCGGGCATGGGAGGCGGCTGAGCGGGTGGCCGCGTCGGTTGAGGGCACAGTACTCCTCGTGGGCTCGTACGCCAGAGGAGACTACGGAGAGGACAGCGACATAGATGTCCTAGTAGTTGGACACTTCTCCGAGCCTCCCCACCGGAGGCTAGCCGGGCTAAAGACGCCGCCCGGTGTAGAGGTAATAGCGCTAAACCTAGAGGAGGCGCTTAAAGTCGTCGAGAAGTGCTACCCCCTAGCCCTCGACATTGCACTGGGAATAGTTATTAAAGACGACCTCGGAGTAGCCCAGCAACTCATATCCACAGCAAAGCACTGCGCCGTCCAGAGGCGCCTCTAG
- a CDS encoding type II/IV secretion system ATPase subunit, whose translation MGADVAGVLNILDQYEVSEYVQAVIYVDKEGFRRYRPVEPPLNEEEARQLAALKRAVQNVGEVRDGVLKLARERRAEYLEELARRAASEFKIRIDERRWGKLMYFLRRDLLGYGRLDPLVRDPFIEDIHVDGPGHVYIWHSRWESLKTDIVLTAEELDGYVQRFSALVGRPVSYADPVLEGMLPEGFRVELAVPPISPRGPSFVVRKYFVVPITLVDMVKMGTISSDAVAYLWLMLDYGRNIVIVGPTGAGKTTLLNALLYLVRPDAKILTIEDTREINIIHDHWQALLTRPGRHEGVRDVSAFDLLAIAMRSRPDYVVVGEVRGEEAYVLFQAFGSGHSGATTIHAETIEDAVRRLLTRPMHVPPMLVGLAHVFVRILRVKVGGQITRRVVEIAENMGVTRGGRPRLHYVFRWNPEADRLEQVEESRHLETISRTRFVSLDYLKRELERRRALIAEMVKHGFSTPYVVAKIFTKYHIDPDRTLEEVRRGVV comes from the coding sequence ATGGGCGCCGACGTGGCTGGGGTTCTAAACATCTTGGATCAGTACGAGGTGTCGGAGTACGTACAAGCCGTGATATATGTGGATAAGGAGGGTTTTAGGAGGTACCGCCCGGTGGAGCCGCCTCTGAACGAGGAGGAGGCCCGCCAGCTGGCGGCGTTGAAGAGGGCTGTGCAGAACGTGGGCGAGGTGAGGGACGGCGTGTTGAAGCTCGCGCGGGAGAGGAGGGCCGAGTACCTGGAGGAGCTGGCGAGGCGGGCGGCGTCGGAGTTTAAGATAAGGATAGACGAGAGGAGGTGGGGGAAGCTTATGTACTTCCTGCGCCGGGATCTGCTCGGCTACGGGAGGCTCGACCCCCTGGTTAGGGATCCCTTTATCGAGGATATACACGTCGACGGTCCGGGGCACGTCTACATCTGGCACAGCCGCTGGGAGTCGCTGAAGACGGACATAGTCCTCACGGCGGAGGAGCTGGACGGATACGTGCAACGGTTCTCCGCCTTGGTGGGGAGGCCGGTGTCCTACGCCGACCCCGTGCTTGAGGGCATGTTGCCGGAGGGGTTCCGCGTGGAGCTTGCGGTTCCGCCCATTTCGCCCAGGGGGCCGAGCTTCGTGGTGAGGAAGTACTTCGTGGTGCCCATCACCCTGGTGGATATGGTGAAGATGGGCACCATCTCGAGCGACGCCGTGGCCTACCTATGGCTCATGCTCGACTACGGGAGGAATATCGTCATCGTGGGGCCCACGGGGGCGGGGAAGACCACCCTCCTCAACGCCCTGCTGTACCTGGTGAGGCCCGACGCCAAGATCTTAACCATAGAGGACACCAGGGAGATCAACATAATCCACGACCACTGGCAGGCCCTCTTGACTAGGCCGGGGAGGCACGAGGGGGTGAGGGACGTCTCTGCGTTTGACCTCCTGGCAATAGCCATGAGGTCCCGACCCGACTACGTGGTGGTGGGCGAGGTGAGGGGGGAGGAGGCCTACGTACTGTTCCAGGCCTTCGGCTCGGGCCACTCCGGCGCCACGACTATACATGCTGAGACTATAGAAGACGCGGTGAGGAGGCTCCTCACCAGGCCTATGCACGTACCCCCCATGCTCGTGGGCCTCGCACACGTCTTCGTGAGGATTCTGAGGGTGAAGGTGGGGGGCCAGATCACCAGGCGGGTGGTGGAGATCGCGGAGAACATGGGCGTGACGCGCGGCGGGAGGCCCAGACTACACTACGTATTTAGGTGGAACCCCGAGGCCGACAGGCTGGAACAGGTGGAGGAGAGCCGCCACCTCGAGACTATTTCAAGAACTAGGTTTGTCTCTCTGGATTATTTGAAAAGAGAGTTGGAGAGGAGGAGGGCGTTGATAGCCGAGATGGTGAAACACGGCTTCTCCACGCCGTACGTCGTCGCCAAAATATTCACAAAATACCACATCGACCCCGACCGCACGCTTGAGGAGGTTAGGCGGGGCGTCGTATGA
- a CDS encoding nucleotidyltransferase domain-containing protein encodes MRNALAHAYREIEARELWEMRRRALEELPRFLTALRSFIKDRGIDPVVEWGSAAEVFRRFGVKFAYLFGSRARGLGREDSDWDVAVYFGREVTVVDEAELAAELSRVLGVEVDVVALDAAGLDLIYTVLRDGAVIYSADEALRRRWEIESYLEYLDYAASYLD; translated from the coding sequence ATGCGGAACGCATTGGCTCATGCCTATAGGGAGATAGAGGCCCGTGAGCTGTGGGAAATGAGGAGGAGGGCGCTGGAGGAGCTCCCGCGATTCCTCACCGCCCTCAGGTCGTTTATAAAGGATCGGGGGATCGATCCCGTGGTGGAGTGGGGATCCGCGGCCGAGGTGTTTAGGAGGTTTGGGGTTAAGTTCGCCTACCTCTTCGGCTCCCGGGCTAGGGGGCTGGGGCGGGAGGACAGCGACTGGGACGTCGCCGTCTACTTCGGCAGAGAGGTCACGGTCGTCGACGAGGCGGAGCTCGCGGCGGAGCTGTCGAGGGTTCTGGGGGTTGAGGTGGACGTGGTTGCGCTGGACGCGGCGGGGCTTGACTTGATCTACACAGTGCTTAGAGACGGCGCGGTTATCTACTCGGCAGACGAAGCTCTCCGGAGGCGGTGGGAGATCGAGTCGTATCTAGAGTATCTAGACTACGCCGCGAGCTACCTTGACTGA
- a CDS encoding DUF6036 family nucleotidyltransferase, with protein sequence MTKLKLPPSVRRVVEICRSLGFRVFLIGARALEFYGVVRHTADWDLAIDQPFTVEVRDRLTEALRSAGFAVQWRKWGLYVDAAGVHVDINYAPLILDSEFISRCREAEGVFIPSPEDLVILKLASGERKDVEDLKKLLRLPLDLTYLRRRAFQAGLDRELWKIWRRVHGTRL encoded by the coding sequence ATGACAAAGCTGAAGTTGCCGCCCAGCGTCAGGAGGGTTGTGGAGATATGCCGCTCTTTGGGGTTTAGAGTATTTCTAATTGGGGCCCGGGCTCTGGAGTTCTACGGCGTGGTGCGGCACACGGCTGACTGGGACTTGGCTATAGATCAGCCGTTTACTGTAGAGGTGAGGGATAGGCTCACTGAGGCGTTGAGGAGTGCTGGCTTCGCTGTGCAGTGGAGGAAGTGGGGGCTATACGTCGACGCGGCGGGCGTCCACGTAGACATAAACTACGCGCCCCTTATCTTAGACAGCGAGTTTATATCTAGATGTAGAGAGGCAGAGGGCGTCTTTATCCCATCTCCGGAGGATCTAGTTATCTTGAAGCTTGCAAGCGGCGAGCGTAAAGACGTAGAAGACTTGAAGAAACTCCTCAGGCTACCCCTCGACTTGACTTACCTCAGGAGGAGGGCTTTCCAGGCAGGTCTGGATAGGGAGCTGTGGAAGATTTGGCGGAGGGTGCATGGTACTCGCCTTTAG
- a CDS encoding anthranilate synthase component I family protein has translation MRGRAYIKTPLLELYIEGEVETDISRVEKVRSPAVGLFAFHAVSHFDGVEARRREGWPAAVFIVGRPTTPTLHSGDVALKEEDGVDCEEYRRAFAEAKAALERGELFQLVLARHRRFAGAASPDAVLKRLARHMEGKYYFFIQFGDFWVAGVSPETLLTSMGGWAVSGPIGGTRPRGRDAAEDAELEKELVESVKERAEHLMLVDSVRNDMGRVCRWGTVAADRVAVVEKYNYVQHLVSYVECRLDKSATPLKAVQALNPTTTVTGVPKPRAIEYINKLEREPRGPFTGSIGAVWPGGADFAVVIRSLYGEGEAVYAWAGAGIVADSRPDAECRETEVKMAPILRAVQT, from the coding sequence ATGAGGGGCAGGGCATACATTAAGACGCCGCTCCTCGAGCTGTACATCGAGGGAGAAGTCGAGACAGACATCAGCCGGGTGGAGAAGGTCAGATCACCGGCGGTTGGGCTGTTCGCCTTCCACGCCGTGTCCCACTTCGACGGCGTCGAGGCTAGGCGGCGCGAGGGGTGGCCAGCCGCCGTCTTCATAGTGGGGCGCCCCACGACGCCTACACTACACAGCGGCGACGTGGCGCTGAAGGAGGAGGACGGAGTGGACTGTGAGGAGTACCGACGCGCCTTCGCCGAGGCGAAAGCCGCCCTGGAGAGGGGGGAGCTCTTCCAGCTAGTCTTGGCGAGGCACCGGAGGTTCGCCGGCGCCGCGTCCCCCGACGCCGTGCTGAAGCGGCTCGCCCGCCACATGGAGGGGAAGTACTACTTCTTCATTCAGTTCGGCGACTTCTGGGTCGCCGGGGTTTCCCCCGAGACCCTTCTGACGTCGATGGGAGGCTGGGCGGTGAGCGGGCCAATCGGCGGGACCAGGCCCAGGGGGCGCGACGCCGCGGAGGACGCGGAGCTGGAGAAGGAGCTGGTGGAGAGCGTCAAGGAGAGGGCCGAGCACCTGATGCTCGTGGACTCGGTTAGAAACGACATGGGTAGGGTATGCCGGTGGGGGACAGTGGCGGCGGACAGAGTCGCCGTCGTGGAGAAGTACAACTACGTCCAGCACCTGGTGTCGTACGTAGAGTGCCGCTTGGACAAGTCCGCCACCCCCCTCAAGGCGGTCCAGGCGCTGAACCCGACGACCACAGTCACCGGAGTCCCCAAGCCGAGGGCCATCGAGTACATAAACAAGCTGGAGAGGGAACCCAGAGGCCCCTTCACCGGGTCTATAGGCGCCGTATGGCCGGGAGGCGCCGACTTCGCCGTAGTCATCAGATCTCTCTACGGCGAGGGAGAGGCGGTGTATGCATGGGCCGGGGCAGGCATAGTCGCAGACTCGCGGCCAGACGCCGAGTGCCGGGAGACCGAGGTAAAAATGGCCCCCATACTACGTGCAGTACAAACTTAA
- a CDS encoding archaellin/type IV pilin N-terminal domain-containing protein: MKTKTKGLEPIVAAVLLIVVAVIGAVLVYLWFAGYVTKATSQAEQMAASEKLKIEAASLPATTDPTATVYVRNLGGVQVQIVTAYLFPVGSSAPLCDPVNPGVTINPGELKTFGITFSGCTTTSGYDYVIKLVTAKGTEIATTVTAS; encoded by the coding sequence ATGAAAACCAAAACCAAAGGTCTCGAACCAATAGTCGCCGCGGTGTTGCTAATAGTGGTGGCGGTAATAGGAGCGGTGCTGGTATACCTCTGGTTCGCCGGATACGTCACAAAAGCCACATCCCAAGCCGAGCAGATGGCCGCCTCAGAAAAACTAAAAATCGAAGCCGCCTCCCTTCCAGCTACTACTGATCCAACTGCCACAGTATATGTAAGAAATCTTGGCGGGGTCCAGGTGCAAATCGTCACAGCCTACCTCTTCCCTGTAGGCTCATCGGCGCCTCTGTGCGATCCGGTGAACCCAGGCGTAACAATCAACCCAGGTGAGCTAAAAACCTTCGGCATAACGTTCTCCGGCTGTACAACGACATCCGGATATGACTACGTGATTAAACTAGTCACGGCTAAAGGCACTGAGATTGCCACTACGGTAACCGCCTCGTAA
- a CDS encoding RAD55 family ATPase, protein MKLRGVTLVYGPPGAGKTTLTAWYVHGNYDKVFWVSAFEDEVAFRKNMAALGYDFGDRLVFWEAPLIEAGAFFNTLVDSVIRERPGALVIDSITEFLSLGGGVDIIHNVVYRVIKQAGIDVFLTAEREVAEKVAYIADNVIELVYDLKPYGAIREMLVKKVRGGKAGYSVPFVIAEGSGVILFEESTAPTSAVEVVETGWCLDAAAGGLYKGLLHSVVGPMGAGKNWFIINTARALMERGRKVRYIDMATGGLIYAESRGVPALRMEMNFEELLVTLYKLAREGYDAVFIRGLDLVRAMYGDESLYKVLKVLRKIAQMGPAIVVSLRDLEKFDMFFDVVIRVNKGVVQAVRAPGGKVGVDIPC, encoded by the coding sequence ATGAAGTTGCGCGGCGTTACCCTGGTTTACGGGCCGCCCGGGGCGGGGAAGACAACGCTAACCGCTTGGTATGTCCATGGAAATTACGACAAGGTGTTTTGGGTCTCCGCATTTGAGGATGAAGTAGCTTTTAGGAAAAACATGGCGGCGCTTGGCTACGACTTTGGCGATAGGCTGGTGTTTTGGGAGGCTCCTCTAATAGAAGCAGGGGCCTTCTTTAACACGTTGGTGGACTCGGTGATCCGGGAGAGGCCCGGGGCTTTGGTTATCGACTCGATTACAGAATTTCTGAGTCTTGGGGGTGGGGTTGATATTATCCACAACGTGGTGTATAGAGTCATTAAGCAGGCGGGTATAGACGTGTTTTTAACCGCAGAGAGAGAGGTGGCGGAGAAGGTGGCGTACATAGCCGACAACGTCATTGAGTTGGTATATGACCTAAAGCCCTACGGCGCTATTAGAGAGATGTTAGTGAAGAAGGTTAGGGGTGGGAAGGCGGGTTATTCAGTGCCGTTCGTAATCGCCGAGGGCTCTGGAGTGATATTATTTGAGGAGAGTACTGCTCCAACTTCGGCGGTGGAGGTGGTGGAGACTGGGTGGTGTCTAGACGCCGCCGCTGGGGGGCTCTACAAGGGTTTGCTTCACAGCGTGGTGGGGCCTATGGGGGCGGGGAAGAACTGGTTCATAATAAACACAGCAAGGGCTTTAATGGAGAGGGGAAGAAAGGTTAGGTACATAGACATGGCTACCGGTGGGTTAATATACGCCGAGAGTAGGGGAGTACCTGCCTTGAGGATGGAGATGAACTTTGAAGAGCTTCTAGTTACGCTGTATAAATTGGCGAGGGAGGGGTACGACGCCGTGTTTATCCGAGGGCTTGACTTGGTGAGGGCCATGTATGGCGACGAGAGCCTATACAAGGTGTTGAAGGTGTTGCGGAAAATTGCACAAATGGGACCTGCCATCGTGGTGTCTCTACGCGACCTTGAGAAATTCGACATGTTCTTCGACGTCGTGATTAGAGTAAATAAAGGCGTAGTACAAGCAGTTCGGGCGCCAGGCGGCAAGGTGGGGGTGGATATACCCTGCTAA
- a CDS encoding type II secretion system F family protein encodes MLELLYAWAFWLGVGLGAVLVAVGYGAWRRSVFVYRLEGQIPQVLRIFSDAVAAGLDMRSALEVAARLGVRPMADVLRRVLSLAEVGGLTVEEALWRVAGELPSANFRRFALIITEGARSGARLPEVLDVAARSFATVVEFRSSLLSQLRPYVALFYAVLLVFAALADVLVYFLLPELAKFSAASVGPIQSIQPAVVDRGLALRVLYISGIANSVVGGAVVGRLVNGSARAGMIHGGIGVIMVGVGLWAPTWLGF; translated from the coding sequence ATGCTTGAGCTTCTCTATGCGTGGGCTTTTTGGCTGGGGGTGGGGCTGGGGGCTGTGCTTGTGGCGGTGGGCTACGGGGCGTGGAGGCGGTCTGTGTTTGTGTATAGGCTGGAGGGGCAGATTCCCCAGGTTTTGAGGATTTTTTCAGACGCGGTAGCGGCGGGGCTAGATATGAGAAGCGCCTTGGAGGTGGCGGCGCGGCTGGGGGTCAGGCCCATGGCCGACGTCTTGAGGAGGGTGCTCTCGCTGGCGGAGGTGGGGGGGCTGACGGTGGAGGAGGCCCTCTGGAGGGTGGCGGGGGAGCTCCCCTCGGCCAACTTCCGCAGGTTTGCTCTCATCATCACGGAGGGAGCGAGGTCGGGGGCTAGGCTCCCGGAGGTGCTGGACGTGGCGGCGCGGAGCTTCGCCACGGTGGTGGAGTTCCGCTCTTCTCTTCTCTCCCAGCTGAGGCCCTACGTGGCGCTGTTCTACGCGGTGCTGCTGGTGTTCGCCGCGCTGGCCGACGTCCTTGTATACTTCCTCCTGCCCGAGCTGGCGAAATTCTCCGCCGCCTCGGTAGGCCCGATACAGAGTATACAGCCGGCCGTCGTGGACCGGGGTTTGGCTCTCCGCGTGCTTTATATATCTGGCATTGCCAACAGCGTCGTGGGTGGGGCAGTGGTGGGCAGGTTGGTCAACGGGAGCGCGAGGGCGGGGATGATCCACGGGGGGATTGGTGTGATTATGGTAGGTGTGGGGCTATGGGCGCCGACGTGGCTGGGGTTCTAA